One window from the genome of Balaenoptera musculus isolate JJ_BM4_2016_0621 chromosome 3, mBalMus1.pri.v3, whole genome shotgun sequence encodes:
- the DNMT1 gene encoding DNA (cytosine-5)-methyltransferase 1 isoform X2 has translation MPARTAPARVPALASRAFSLPDDVRRRLKDLERDSLTEKECVKEKLNLLHEFLQTEIKNQLCDLETKLHKEELSEEGYLAKVKSLLNKDLSLENGAHAFSREVNGCLENGSQTSGEDRRVEIEKNKSPKPVSKLCMPRRSKSDGETKSEVSSSPRITRQTTRQTTITSHFTRGPAKRKPEEDAEKAKSDDSVDEEEKDQEEKRRRVTSRERIAGPLSAEEPGRVRPGTHVEEEERDDKVKPGHLQEEKRLRSQTKELTPKQKSKEEPDGDARPGGAQAEMNEGEDKDEKRHRSQPKDLASKRRPEEKEPERVKPQVSDEKDEDEKEEKRRRTTCKEPTEKKMARTKMAVLSSKTDPLKCVECGQYLDDPELRYEQHPPDAVEEIQLLTNERLSIFDANESGFESYEDFPQHKLTCFSVYCKRGHLCPIDTGLIEKDVELLFSGSAKPIYEDDPSPEGGVNGKNLGPINEWWIAGFDGGEKALLGFSTSFAEYILMDPSPEYAPLFSVMQEKIYISKIVVEFLQNNPDSTYEDLINKIETTVPPSMLNLNRFTEDSLLRHAQFVVEQVESYDRAGDSDEQPIFLTPCMRDLIKLAGVTLGKRRAERRQTIRHPAKEKDRGPTKATTTKLVYQIFDTFFAEQIEKDDKEDKENAFKRRRCGVCEICQQPECGKCKACKDMVKFGGSGRSKQACQKRRCPNMAMKEADDDEEVDDNIPEMPSPKKMHQGKKKKQNKDRIFWVGEAVRTDGKKSYYKKVCIDSETLEVGDCVSVIPDDSSKPLYLARVTALWEDSSNGQMFHAHWFCAGTDTVLGATSDPLELFLVDECEDMQLSYIHSKVQVVYKAPSENWALEGGVDPEALMSEDDGKTYFYQLWYDQDYARFESPPKTLPMEDNKYKFCASCARLAEMRQKEIPRVMEQLEDLDGRVLYSLATKNGIQYRVGDGVYLPPEAFTFNIKLSSPVKRPRKEPVDEALYPEHYRKYSDYIKGSNLDAPEPYRIGRIKEIFCVKKSNGRPNETDIKIRVNKFYRPENTHKSTPASYHADINLLYWSDEEAVVDFKAVQGRCTVEYGEDLPECLQDFSAGGPDRFYFLEAYNAKSKSFEDPPNHARSPGNKGKGKGKGKSRTKSQSCEPSELETEIKLPKLRTLDVFSGCGGLSEGFHQAGISETLWAIEMWDPAAQAFRLNNPGSTVFTEDCNVLLKLVMAGEVTNSRGQKLPQKGDVEMLCGGPPCQGFSGMNRFNSRTYSKFKNSLVVSFLSYCDYYRPRYFLLENVRNFVSFKRSMVLKLTLRCLVRMGYQCTFGVLQAGQYGVAQTRRRAIILAAAPGEQLPLFPEPLHVFAPRACQLSVVVDDKKFVSNITRLSSGPFRTITVRDTMSDLPEIRNGASAQEISYNGEPQSWFQRQLRGSQYQPILRDHICKDMSALVAARMRHIPLAPGSDWRDLPNIEVRLSDGTLARKLRYNYHDKKNGCSSAGALRGVCSCVEGKACDPAARQFNTLIPWCLPHTGNRHNHWAGLYGRLEWDGFFSTTVTNPEPMGKQGRVLHPEQHRVVSVRECARSQGFPDTYRLFGNILDKHRQVGNAVPPPLAKAIGLEIKRCMLARARESTSVKIKEETAKD, from the exons ATGCCTGCCCGTACCGCCCCAGCTCGGGTGCCCGCGCTGGCCTCTCGGGCCTTCTCACTGCCCGACGATGTCCGCAGGCG GCTCAAAGATTTGGAAAGAGATAGTTTAACAGAAAAG GAATGCGTGAAGGAGAAATTGAATCTCTTGCATGAATTTCTgcagacagaaataaagaatcaGTTATGTGACTTGGAAACCAAATTACATAAAGAAGAATTATCAGAG GAGGGCTACCTGGCTAAAGTCAAAtcccttttaaataaagatttgtcCTTGGAGAACGGAGCTCATGCTTTCAGTCGGGAAGTGAATGGATGTCTAGAAAACGGGAGCCAGACAAGTGGTGAGGACCGCAGAgtggaaatagagaaaaacaagtcCCCCAAACCTGTTTCCAAACTTTGCATGCCCAGGAGAAGCAAGTCggatggagaaacaaaat CTGAAGTCTCATCTAGCCCCAGGATTACAAGGCAAACTACCAGGCAGACCACCATCACATCTCATTTCACAAGGGG CCCTGCCAAACGGAAACCTGAGGAAGACGCTGAAAAAGCAAAATCAGATGATTCTGtcgatgaagaagaaaaagaccag GAGGAAAAGAGACGTAGAGTTACATCCAGAGAACG AATTGCTGGACCGCTCTCTGCAGAAGAACCGGGAAGAGTAAGACCAGGAACACAtgtggaagaagaagaaagagatgatAAAGTAAAGCCTGGTCACCTCCAG GAAGAAAAGAGACTCAGAAGCCAAACCAAAGAACT AACACCTAAACAGAAATCGAAGGAGGAGCCAGACGGAGATGCGAGGCCCGGAGGAGCTCAGGCTGAAATGAATGAAGGAGAAGACAAA GATGAAAAGAGGCACAGAAGTCAACCCAAAGATCT AGCTAGCAAACGGAGACCAGAAGAAAAAGAACCTGAAAGAGTAAAACCacaagtttctgatgagaaagatGAGGATGAAAAG GAGGAGAAGAGACGCAGAACTACATGCAAAGAACC AACTGAGAAGAAAATGGCTCGAACCAAAATGGCAGTATTGTCCTCCAAG ACCGATCCTCTGAAGTGCGTTGAGTGCGGGCAGTACCTGGATGACCCCGAGCTAAGATATGAACAGCACCCCCCTGATGCA GTGGAAGAGATACAGTTGCTGACAAATGAGAGACTGTCCATCTTTGATGCCAATGAATCTGGCTTTGAGAGTTACGAGGATTTTCCCCAACACAAACTGACCTGCTTCAG CGTGTACTGTAAACGAGGTCACCTGTGCCCGATCGACACCGGCCTCATTGAGAAGGATGTCGAGCTCCTCTTTTCTGGTTCAGCAAAGCCAATATATGAGGATGACCCGTCTCCTGAAG gTGGTGTTAATGGCAAAAATCTTGGTCCAATAAATGAATGGTGGATCGCTGGCTTTGATGGAGGTGAAAAGGCTCTCCTTGGCTTTAGCACCT catttgcCGAATACATTTTGATGGATCCCAGCCCAGAGTATGCACCACTGTTCAGCGTGATGCAAGAGAAGATCTACATAAGCAAGATAGTAGTTGAGTTCCTGCAGAACAACCCTGACTCAACATACGAAGACCTGATCAATAAGATTGAG accACTGTTCCTCCTTCTATGCTCAACCTGAATCGATTCACAGAGGATTCTCTCCTTCGACACGCCCAGTTTGTGGTGGAACAAGTAGAGAGTTATGATCGGGCTGGGGACAGTGACGAGCAGCCCATCTTCCTGACCCCCTGCATGAGAGACCTGATCAAGTTGGCCGGGGTCACCCTGGGGAAAAG GCGAGCTGAAAGGCGGCAGACCATCCGGCATCCTGCCAAGGAGAAGGACAGAGGCCCCACCAAAGCCACCACTACGAAGCTGGTCTACCAGATCTTTGACACTTTCTTTGCGGAGCAAATTGAGAAGGATGACAAAGAAGACAAGGAGAATGCCTTTAAACGCCGGCGGTGTGGCGTCTGCGAG aTTTGTCAACAGCCTGAGTGTGGAAAGTGTAAAGCCTGTAAGGATATGGTTAAATTTGGTGGTAGCGGAAGGAGCAAACAGGCTTGCCAAAAGAGGAG GTGTCCCAACATGGCCATGAAGGAGgcagatgatgatgaagaagtgGATGACAATATTCCAGAGATGCCATCACCCAAAAAGATGCatcaggggaagaaaaagaagcagaacaAGGATCGGATCTTTTGGGTTGGAGAAGCTGTCAGG ACCGATGGGAAGAAGAGTTACTATAAGAAGGTATGCATCGACTCGGAAACCCTGGAAGTGGGGGACTGTGTTTCTGTTATTCCAGATGATTCTTCAAAACCACTGTATTTAGCAAG GGTCACGGCGCTGTGGGAGGACAGCAGCAACGGGCAGATGTTTCATGCCCACTGGTTCTGTGCTGGGACGGACACGGTCCTCGGGGCCACGTCGGACCCCCTGGAGCTGTTCCTGGTAGACGAATGTGAGGACATGCAGCTTTCATACATTCACAGCAAAGTGCAGGTCGTCTATAAAGCCCCGTCGGAAAACTGGGCCTTGGAG GGAGGCGTGGACCCTGAGGCCCTGATGTCGGAGGATGACGGAAAGACCTATTTCTACCAGCTTTGGTATGACCAAGACTACGCAAGGTTTGAGTCCCCTCCAAAAACTCTGCCAATGGAGGACAACAAGTACAA GTTCTGTGCAAGCTGCGCACGTCTGGCTGAAATGAGGCAGAAAGAGATTCCCAGGGTCATGGAGCAGCTCGAGGACCTGGATGGCCGGGTCCTCTACAGCTTAGCCACCAAGAACGGCATCCAGTATCGAGTGGGCGATGGCGTGTACCTCCCCCCCGAGGCCTTCACCTTCAA CATTAAGCTGTCCAGTCCTGTGAAACGCCCCCGGAAGGAGCCTGTGGATGAAGCTCTGTATCCAGAACACTACCGGAAATACTCTGACTACATCAAAGGCAGCAACCTAGATGCCCCTGAGCCGTACCGTATTGGCCGCATAAAAGAGATCTTCTGCGTCAAGAAGAGCAACGGCAGGCCCAACGAGACCGATATCAAGATCAGAGTCAACAAGTTTTACAG GCCGGAGAACACGCACAAGTCCACCCCGGCGAGTTACCACGCAGACATCAACCTGCTTTACTGGAGTGACGAGGAGGCTGTGGTGGACTTCAAGGCCGTGCAGGGCCGCTGCACCGTGGAGTACGGGGAGGACCTGCCCGAGTGCCTCCAGGACTTCTCCGCCGGTGGCCCCGACCGCTTCTACTTCCTTGAG GCCTATAATGCCAAGAGCAAAAGCTTTGAAGATCCTCCAAACCATGCCCGTAGCCCTGGaaataaagggaaagggaaggggaaag GGAAAAGCAGGACAAAGTCGCAAAGCTGTGAGCCGAGCGAACTGGAGACGGAAATCAAGCTGCCGAAGCTGCGGACCCTGGATGTGTTTTCTGGCTGTGGGGGTTTGTCGGAAGGGTTCCACCAAGCAG GCATCTCGGAAACGCTGTGGGCCATCGAGATGTGGGACCCCGCGGCCCAGGCGTTCCGGCTGAACAATCCCGGGTCCACGGTGTTCACGGAGGACTGCAACGTCCTGCTGAAGCTGGTCATGGCCGGGGAGGTGACCAACTCCCGCGGCCAGAAGCTGCCGCAGAAGGGAGACGTGGAGATGCTGTGTGGCGGGCCGCCTTGCCAAGGCTTTAGCGGCATGAACCGCTTCAACTCTCGAACCTACTCCAAGTTCAAGAACTCCCTGGTGGTCTCCTTCCTCAG CTACTGCGACTACTACCGGCCCAGGTACTTCCTCCTGGAGAACGTCAGGAACTTCGTCTCCTTCAAGCGCTCCATGGTCCTGAAGCTCACGCTCCGCTGCCTGGTCCGCATGGGCTATCAGTGCACCTTCGGCGTGTTGCAG GCTGGTCAGTACGGCGTGGCCCAGACGCGGAGGCGGGCCATCATCCTGGCTGCGGCCCCCGGAGAGCAGCTCCCTCTGTTCCCAGAGCCGCTGCATGTGTTCGCGCCCCGGGCCTGCCAGCTGAGTGTCGTAGTCGACGACAAGAAGTTTGTCAGCAACATCACCAG GTTGAGCTCGGGTCCGTTCCGAACCATCACCGTGCGGGACACGATGTCCGACCTTCCCGAGATCCGGAACGGAGCTTCGGCGCAGGAGATCTCGTACAATGGGGAGCCCCAGTCCTGGTTCCAGAGGCAGCTCCGGGGCTCGCAGTACCAGCCCATCCTCAGGGACCACATCTGTAAG GACATGAGCGCCTTGGTGGCCGCTCGCATGCGGCACATTCCTCTGGCCCCGGGCTCAGACTGGCGTGACCTGCCAAACATCGAGGTGCGGCTCTCTGACGGCACCTTGGCCAGGAAGCTGCGGTACAACTACCATGACAAGAAGAACGGCTGCAGCAGCGCCGGGGCTCTCCGCGGGGTCTGCTCCTGTGTGGAAG GCAAAGCCTGTGACCCTGCGGCCAGACAGTTCAACACCCTCATTCCCTGGTGCTTGCCCCACACCGGGAACAGGCACAACCACTGGGCCGGCCTCTATGGACGGCTCGAGTGGGACGGCTTCTTCAGCACGACCGTCACCAACCCCGAGCCCATGGGCAAGCAG GGCCGCGTGCTCCACCCAGAGCAGCACCGCGTCGTGAGTGTGCGGGAGTGCGCCCGCTCTCAGGGCTTCCCCGACACCTACCGGCTGTTCGGCAACATCCTGGACAAGCACCGGCAG gTGGGTAATGCTGTGCCACCGCCACTGGCCAAAGCCATCGGCTTGGAGATCAAGCGCTGTATGTTGGCCAGAGCACGAGAGAGCACCTCAG TTAAAATCAAGGAGGAGACTGCTAAGGACTAG
- the DNMT1 gene encoding DNA (cytosine-5)-methyltransferase 1 isoform X5, with the protein MPARTAPARVPALASRAFSLPDDVRRRLKDLERDSLTEKECVKEKLNLLHEFLQTEIKNQLCDLETKLHKEELSEEGYLAKVKSLLNKDLSLENGAHAFSREVNGCLENGSQTSGEDRRVEIEKNKSPKPVSKLCMPRRSKSDGETKSAEVSSSPRITRQTTRQTTITSHFTRGPAKRKPEEDAEKAKSDDSVDEEEKDQEEKRRRVTSRERIAGPLSAEEPGRVRPGTHVEEEERDDKVKPGHLQEEKRLRSQTKELTPKQKSKEEPDGDARPGGAQAEMNEGEDKDEKRHRSQPKDLASKRRPEEKEPERVKPQVSDEKDEDEKEEKRRRTTCKEPTEKKMARTKMAVLSSKTDPLKCVECGQYLDDPELRYEQHPPDAVEEIQLLTNERLSIFDANESGFESYEDFPQHKLTCFSVYCKRGHLCPIDTGLIEKDVELLFSGSAKPIYEDDPSPEGGVNGKNLGPINEWWIAGFDGGEKALLGFSTSFAEYILMDPSPEYAPLFSVMQEKIYISKIVVEFLQNNPDSTYEDLINKIETTVPPSMLNLNRFTEDSLLRHAQFVVEQVESYDRAGDSDEQPIFLTPCMRDLIKLAGVTLGKRRAERRQTIRHPAKEKDRGPTKATTTKLVYQIFDTFFAEQIEKDDKEDKENAFKRRRCGVCEICQQPECGKCKACKDMVKFGGSGRSKQACQKRRCPNMAMKEADDDEEVDDNIPEMPSPKKMHQGKKKKQNKDRIFWVGEAVRTDGKKSYYKKVCIDSETLEVGDCVSVIPDDSSKPLYLARVTALWEDSSNGQMFHAHWFCAGTDTVLGATSDPLELFLVDECEDMQLSYIHSKVQVVYKAPSENWALEGGVDPEALMSEDDGKTYFYQLWYDQDYARFESPPKTLPMEDNKYKFCASCARLAEMRQKEIPRVMEQLEDLDGRVLYSLATKNGIQYRVGDGVYLPPEAFTFNIKLSSPVKRPRKEPVDEALYPEHYRKYSDYIKGSNLDAPEPYRIGRIKEIFCVKKSNGRPNETDIKIRVNKFYRPENTHKSTPASYHADINLLYWSDEEAVVDFKAVQGRCTVEYGEDLPECLQDFSAGGPDRFYFLEAYNAKSKSFEDPPNHARSPGNKGKGKGKGKSRTKSQSCEPSELETEIKLPKLRTLDVFSGCGGLSEGFHQAGISETLWAIEMWDPAAQAFRLNNPGSTVFTEDCNVLLKLVMAGEVTNSRGQKLPQKGDVEMLCGGPPCQGFSGMNRFNSRTYSKFKNSLVVSFLSYCDYYRPRYFLLENVRNFVSFKRSMVLKLTLRCLVRMGYQCTFGVLQAGQYGVAQTRRRAIILAAAPGEQLPLFPEPLHVFAPRACQLSVVVDDKKFVSNITRLSSGPFRTITVRDTMSDLPEIRNGASAQEISYNGEPQSWFQRQLRGSQYQPILRDHICKDMSALVAARMRHIPLAPGSDWRDLPNIEVRLSDGTLARKLRYNYHDKKNGCSSAGALRGVCSCVEGKACDPAARQFNTLIPWCLPHTGNRHNHWAGLYGRLEWDGFFSTTVTNPEPMGKQGRVLHPEQHRVVSVRECARSQGFPDTYRLFGNILDKHRQVGNAVPPPLAKAIGLEIKRCMLARARESTSGMLKSRRRLLRTSSALQSPLFLAPEIPNVH; encoded by the exons ATGCCTGCCCGTACCGCCCCAGCTCGGGTGCCCGCGCTGGCCTCTCGGGCCTTCTCACTGCCCGACGATGTCCGCAGGCG GCTCAAAGATTTGGAAAGAGATAGTTTAACAGAAAAG GAATGCGTGAAGGAGAAATTGAATCTCTTGCATGAATTTCTgcagacagaaataaagaatcaGTTATGTGACTTGGAAACCAAATTACATAAAGAAGAATTATCAGAG GAGGGCTACCTGGCTAAAGTCAAAtcccttttaaataaagatttgtcCTTGGAGAACGGAGCTCATGCTTTCAGTCGGGAAGTGAATGGATGTCTAGAAAACGGGAGCCAGACAAGTGGTGAGGACCGCAGAgtggaaatagagaaaaacaagtcCCCCAAACCTGTTTCCAAACTTTGCATGCCCAGGAGAAGCAAGTCggatggagaaacaaaat cagCTGAAGTCTCATCTAGCCCCAGGATTACAAGGCAAACTACCAGGCAGACCACCATCACATCTCATTTCACAAGGGG CCCTGCCAAACGGAAACCTGAGGAAGACGCTGAAAAAGCAAAATCAGATGATTCTGtcgatgaagaagaaaaagaccag GAGGAAAAGAGACGTAGAGTTACATCCAGAGAACG AATTGCTGGACCGCTCTCTGCAGAAGAACCGGGAAGAGTAAGACCAGGAACACAtgtggaagaagaagaaagagatgatAAAGTAAAGCCTGGTCACCTCCAG GAAGAAAAGAGACTCAGAAGCCAAACCAAAGAACT AACACCTAAACAGAAATCGAAGGAGGAGCCAGACGGAGATGCGAGGCCCGGAGGAGCTCAGGCTGAAATGAATGAAGGAGAAGACAAA GATGAAAAGAGGCACAGAAGTCAACCCAAAGATCT AGCTAGCAAACGGAGACCAGAAGAAAAAGAACCTGAAAGAGTAAAACCacaagtttctgatgagaaagatGAGGATGAAAAG GAGGAGAAGAGACGCAGAACTACATGCAAAGAACC AACTGAGAAGAAAATGGCTCGAACCAAAATGGCAGTATTGTCCTCCAAG ACCGATCCTCTGAAGTGCGTTGAGTGCGGGCAGTACCTGGATGACCCCGAGCTAAGATATGAACAGCACCCCCCTGATGCA GTGGAAGAGATACAGTTGCTGACAAATGAGAGACTGTCCATCTTTGATGCCAATGAATCTGGCTTTGAGAGTTACGAGGATTTTCCCCAACACAAACTGACCTGCTTCAG CGTGTACTGTAAACGAGGTCACCTGTGCCCGATCGACACCGGCCTCATTGAGAAGGATGTCGAGCTCCTCTTTTCTGGTTCAGCAAAGCCAATATATGAGGATGACCCGTCTCCTGAAG gTGGTGTTAATGGCAAAAATCTTGGTCCAATAAATGAATGGTGGATCGCTGGCTTTGATGGAGGTGAAAAGGCTCTCCTTGGCTTTAGCACCT catttgcCGAATACATTTTGATGGATCCCAGCCCAGAGTATGCACCACTGTTCAGCGTGATGCAAGAGAAGATCTACATAAGCAAGATAGTAGTTGAGTTCCTGCAGAACAACCCTGACTCAACATACGAAGACCTGATCAATAAGATTGAG accACTGTTCCTCCTTCTATGCTCAACCTGAATCGATTCACAGAGGATTCTCTCCTTCGACACGCCCAGTTTGTGGTGGAACAAGTAGAGAGTTATGATCGGGCTGGGGACAGTGACGAGCAGCCCATCTTCCTGACCCCCTGCATGAGAGACCTGATCAAGTTGGCCGGGGTCACCCTGGGGAAAAG GCGAGCTGAAAGGCGGCAGACCATCCGGCATCCTGCCAAGGAGAAGGACAGAGGCCCCACCAAAGCCACCACTACGAAGCTGGTCTACCAGATCTTTGACACTTTCTTTGCGGAGCAAATTGAGAAGGATGACAAAGAAGACAAGGAGAATGCCTTTAAACGCCGGCGGTGTGGCGTCTGCGAG aTTTGTCAACAGCCTGAGTGTGGAAAGTGTAAAGCCTGTAAGGATATGGTTAAATTTGGTGGTAGCGGAAGGAGCAAACAGGCTTGCCAAAAGAGGAG GTGTCCCAACATGGCCATGAAGGAGgcagatgatgatgaagaagtgGATGACAATATTCCAGAGATGCCATCACCCAAAAAGATGCatcaggggaagaaaaagaagcagaacaAGGATCGGATCTTTTGGGTTGGAGAAGCTGTCAGG ACCGATGGGAAGAAGAGTTACTATAAGAAGGTATGCATCGACTCGGAAACCCTGGAAGTGGGGGACTGTGTTTCTGTTATTCCAGATGATTCTTCAAAACCACTGTATTTAGCAAG GGTCACGGCGCTGTGGGAGGACAGCAGCAACGGGCAGATGTTTCATGCCCACTGGTTCTGTGCTGGGACGGACACGGTCCTCGGGGCCACGTCGGACCCCCTGGAGCTGTTCCTGGTAGACGAATGTGAGGACATGCAGCTTTCATACATTCACAGCAAAGTGCAGGTCGTCTATAAAGCCCCGTCGGAAAACTGGGCCTTGGAG GGAGGCGTGGACCCTGAGGCCCTGATGTCGGAGGATGACGGAAAGACCTATTTCTACCAGCTTTGGTATGACCAAGACTACGCAAGGTTTGAGTCCCCTCCAAAAACTCTGCCAATGGAGGACAACAAGTACAA GTTCTGTGCAAGCTGCGCACGTCTGGCTGAAATGAGGCAGAAAGAGATTCCCAGGGTCATGGAGCAGCTCGAGGACCTGGATGGCCGGGTCCTCTACAGCTTAGCCACCAAGAACGGCATCCAGTATCGAGTGGGCGATGGCGTGTACCTCCCCCCCGAGGCCTTCACCTTCAA CATTAAGCTGTCCAGTCCTGTGAAACGCCCCCGGAAGGAGCCTGTGGATGAAGCTCTGTATCCAGAACACTACCGGAAATACTCTGACTACATCAAAGGCAGCAACCTAGATGCCCCTGAGCCGTACCGTATTGGCCGCATAAAAGAGATCTTCTGCGTCAAGAAGAGCAACGGCAGGCCCAACGAGACCGATATCAAGATCAGAGTCAACAAGTTTTACAG GCCGGAGAACACGCACAAGTCCACCCCGGCGAGTTACCACGCAGACATCAACCTGCTTTACTGGAGTGACGAGGAGGCTGTGGTGGACTTCAAGGCCGTGCAGGGCCGCTGCACCGTGGAGTACGGGGAGGACCTGCCCGAGTGCCTCCAGGACTTCTCCGCCGGTGGCCCCGACCGCTTCTACTTCCTTGAG GCCTATAATGCCAAGAGCAAAAGCTTTGAAGATCCTCCAAACCATGCCCGTAGCCCTGGaaataaagggaaagggaaggggaaag GGAAAAGCAGGACAAAGTCGCAAAGCTGTGAGCCGAGCGAACTGGAGACGGAAATCAAGCTGCCGAAGCTGCGGACCCTGGATGTGTTTTCTGGCTGTGGGGGTTTGTCGGAAGGGTTCCACCAAGCAG GCATCTCGGAAACGCTGTGGGCCATCGAGATGTGGGACCCCGCGGCCCAGGCGTTCCGGCTGAACAATCCCGGGTCCACGGTGTTCACGGAGGACTGCAACGTCCTGCTGAAGCTGGTCATGGCCGGGGAGGTGACCAACTCCCGCGGCCAGAAGCTGCCGCAGAAGGGAGACGTGGAGATGCTGTGTGGCGGGCCGCCTTGCCAAGGCTTTAGCGGCATGAACCGCTTCAACTCTCGAACCTACTCCAAGTTCAAGAACTCCCTGGTGGTCTCCTTCCTCAG CTACTGCGACTACTACCGGCCCAGGTACTTCCTCCTGGAGAACGTCAGGAACTTCGTCTCCTTCAAGCGCTCCATGGTCCTGAAGCTCACGCTCCGCTGCCTGGTCCGCATGGGCTATCAGTGCACCTTCGGCGTGTTGCAG GCTGGTCAGTACGGCGTGGCCCAGACGCGGAGGCGGGCCATCATCCTGGCTGCGGCCCCCGGAGAGCAGCTCCCTCTGTTCCCAGAGCCGCTGCATGTGTTCGCGCCCCGGGCCTGCCAGCTGAGTGTCGTAGTCGACGACAAGAAGTTTGTCAGCAACATCACCAG GTTGAGCTCGGGTCCGTTCCGAACCATCACCGTGCGGGACACGATGTCCGACCTTCCCGAGATCCGGAACGGAGCTTCGGCGCAGGAGATCTCGTACAATGGGGAGCCCCAGTCCTGGTTCCAGAGGCAGCTCCGGGGCTCGCAGTACCAGCCCATCCTCAGGGACCACATCTGTAAG GACATGAGCGCCTTGGTGGCCGCTCGCATGCGGCACATTCCTCTGGCCCCGGGCTCAGACTGGCGTGACCTGCCAAACATCGAGGTGCGGCTCTCTGACGGCACCTTGGCCAGGAAGCTGCGGTACAACTACCATGACAAGAAGAACGGCTGCAGCAGCGCCGGGGCTCTCCGCGGGGTCTGCTCCTGTGTGGAAG GCAAAGCCTGTGACCCTGCGGCCAGACAGTTCAACACCCTCATTCCCTGGTGCTTGCCCCACACCGGGAACAGGCACAACCACTGGGCCGGCCTCTATGGACGGCTCGAGTGGGACGGCTTCTTCAGCACGACCGTCACCAACCCCGAGCCCATGGGCAAGCAG GGCCGCGTGCTCCACCCAGAGCAGCACCGCGTCGTGAGTGTGCGGGAGTGCGCCCGCTCTCAGGGCTTCCCCGACACCTACCGGCTGTTCGGCAACATCCTGGACAAGCACCGGCAG gTGGGTAATGCTGTGCCACCGCCACTGGCCAAAGCCATCGGCTTGGAGATCAAGCGCTGTATGTTGGCCAGAGCACGAGAGAGCACCTCAGGTATg TTAAAATCAAGGAGGAGACTGCTAAGGACTAGTTCTGCCCTCCAATCGCCCTTGTTTCTGGCACCAGAGATCCCCAACGTGCACTGA